In a single window of the Botrytis cinerea B05.10 chromosome 12, complete sequence genome:
- the Bcshe9 gene encoding Bcshe9 produces MQPLARLVPRFAIDSGSVSISRTLRISPRPSVKSSICLQCRIGPPSLRRHFADDQRPIIEPPPHLRPKVTPPPEEPKPQVEEKPTPAPESSKQDVSPSPKPEKDGELPSTLESRRLAVTKKLSHLMDHMQGNIFIASQRINDLTGYSGIEALKNKITDLETQVANSKDLVQSTRLHYKTTVADRASSQREVTTLLARKDTWTPADLERFTHLYRMDHTNEQAVQEAATRLADAEREAEKAAGELSSSILSRYHEEQIWSDKIRRMSTWGTWGLMGVNVLLFLVFQFGFEPWRRRRLVAGFEDKVREALEKQKTFTMSTAIRGAEVGGGEGSEVSLDEIVASGIQELEAETGGKALDEPAVEAVAAVMEGEVSHHESNNEPAPEIGEAAAAMDTAELSIPYSKPAFDYRNIESWKEKMEAGKAAAIDLWSTQQISIPKRDITIIALESAAGGAVLVGAIFTLIIRRS; encoded by the coding sequence ATGCAACCGTTGGCAAGGCTCGTTCCTCGGTTTGCAATCGACTCAGGTTCAGTCTCCATATCGAGAACTTTACGAATCTCTCCTCGACCGTCTGTCAAATCGTCAATCTGTCTACAATGTAGAATCGGTCCTCCTAGTCTGCGGCGACATTTCGCAGATGACCAAAGACCTATAATAGAACcgcctcctcatcttcgacCCAAGGTTACACCTCCTCCTGAAGAACCTAAACCCCAAGTCGAGGAAAAGCCTACACCTGCTCCAGAGTCCAGCAAACAAGAtgtctctccctctcccaaacCCGAAAAAGATGGAGAGCTTCCTTCTACCCTCGAAAGCCGACGCCTGGCAGTCACAAAGAAACTATCCCACCTCATGGATCATATGCAGGGCAATATATTCATAGCGTCTCAACGAATCAACGACCTCACAGGCTACTCCGGCATTGAAGCCctcaagaacaaaatcaCCGATCTCGAAACCCAAGTTGCCAATTCCAAAGACCTAGTCCAAAGTACTCGACTACACTACAAAACCACCGTCGCAGATCGTGCTTCTTCTCAACGTGAGGTTACAACTTTACTAGCAAGGAAAGATACATGGACACCTGCCGATCTCGAGCGTTTCACACATCTGTACCGCATGGATCATACCAACGAACAAGCAGTTCAAGAAGCAGCTACTCGACTCGCAGATGCAGAACGCGAAGCTGAGAAAGCAGCCGGGGAACTGAGTAGTAGTATATTATCACGATATCACGAGGAACAGATTTGGAGTGACAAGATTCGAAGAATGAGTACATGGGGAACATGGGGATTAATGGGAGTCAACGTGCTGTTATTCTTGGTATTccaatttggatttgaaccatggagaaggagaagattggTTGCGGGATTCGAAGACAAAGTTAGAGAGGCATTAGAGAAACAGAAGACCTTTACCATGTCGACAGCTATTCGCGGTGCTGAAGTTGGTGGAGGAGAGGGCTCAGAAGTCAGCTTGGACGAGATTGTCGCATCCGGTATCCAAGAATTGGAAGCAGAAACCGGAGGAAAGGCCCTGGATGAACCGGCGGTTGAAGCAGTGGCTGCTGTGATGGAAGGTGAAGTATCACATCACGAATCAAATAACGAGCCAGCCCCAGAAATCGGcgaagcagcagcagcaatgGATACTGCAGAATTAAGCATACCATATTCCAAACCCGCATTCGATTATCGAAACATAGAATcgtggaaagaaaaaatggaaGCCGGGAAAGCTGCGGCAATAGATTTATGGAGTACGCAACAAATTTCGATACCAAAAAGAGATATCACGATCATAGCATTAGAAAGTGCCGCTGGGGGAGCAGTGCTTGTAGGAGCCATCTTCACTCTTATTATACGTCGTTCATAG